Proteins encoded in a region of the Microcoleus sp. AS-A8 genome:
- a CDS encoding alpha-amylase family glycosyl hydrolase, translated as MASSIGFSLFAPYNKGASLIGSFSNWEEIPMKKDKDGYFRTQVELEDGVYQYKFRVQSKSWFFEADQWVDVNDPYATDIDDSTQNGNVRIKDGERIVDTYVWKHDDKPLPADHELVIYEVHVGDFSGGEDDPYARGKYKHVVEKLDYLADLGINAIELMPVKEYPGDHSWGYNPRYFFATESSYGTSEELKQLIDECHGRGIRVIMDGIYNHSEAESPLTQIDHDYWYHHSPRDPENNWGPEFNYEFYDENLDTYPARKFMGDQVNFWVKEYHIDGIRFDAARQIANYDFMHWIVQEAKNAASMKPFYTVAEHIPETPSITNADGPMDGCWHDSFYHCVLEHICGDTFDLERLKDVIDCKRQGFMGATNVVNYLTNHDHNHVLAELGERGILDEEAFKRRKLGAVITMTAVGVPLLWMGEEFGEYKYKTQEQAKIDWTLLGHDLNRGLFEFCKGLINLRKSNHALYTENIEFIHENPEAKVLAYSRWNGEGSRVVVVVNFSDDFLAGYTIPNFPENGTWHEWTANYDVEAGDNQIMVDLGGYEAKVFVWQ; from the coding sequence ATGGCTAGTTCAATCGGATTTTCCTTATTTGCTCCTTATAACAAAGGGGCCTCTTTAATCGGGTCTTTTTCCAACTGGGAAGAAATTCCGATGAAGAAAGATAAAGATGGTTATTTCCGGACTCAGGTTGAGCTTGAGGATGGAGTTTATCAGTATAAATTTCGTGTCCAATCCAAATCCTGGTTCTTTGAAGCCGATCAATGGGTAGATGTCAATGACCCCTACGCTACCGATATTGATGACTCTACCCAAAATGGCAATGTGCGGATTAAAGACGGGGAACGAATTGTTGATACGTATGTTTGGAAACACGACGACAAGCCATTACCTGCCGATCATGAGCTAGTTATCTACGAAGTGCATGTTGGCGACTTCTCCGGTGGTGAGGATGACCCCTACGCCCGAGGTAAATACAAGCATGTTGTAGAAAAATTAGATTACCTAGCCGACTTAGGAATTAACGCGATCGAGTTGATGCCAGTCAAAGAGTATCCTGGTGATCATAGCTGGGGTTATAACCCCCGATACTTCTTCGCTACGGAATCTAGCTATGGTACGAGTGAAGAGTTGAAGCAGTTGATTGATGAGTGCCACGGGCGTGGAATTCGCGTCATCATGGACGGGATTTATAACCACTCAGAAGCAGAAAGTCCTCTGACGCAGATTGACCACGATTACTGGTATCACCACTCACCCCGCGACCCTGAGAACAACTGGGGGCCAGAATTTAACTATGAATTCTATGACGAAAATCTAGACACTTACCCAGCACGCAAGTTTATGGGTGACCAAGTAAATTTCTGGGTTAAGGAATATCATATCGACGGCATTCGGTTCGATGCAGCACGACAAATTGCTAACTATGATTTCATGCATTGGATTGTCCAGGAAGCCAAAAACGCGGCTAGCATGAAGCCTTTTTACACTGTTGCTGAACACATTCCTGAAACCCCTAGCATTACCAATGCAGATGGGCCAATGGATGGCTGCTGGCATGATAGTTTCTATCATTGTGTATTGGAACATATTTGTGGGGATACTTTTGATCTAGAGCGTCTTAAGGATGTAATTGATTGCAAGCGGCAAGGTTTCATGGGTGCCACTAATGTTGTGAATTACCTAACCAATCACGACCATAATCATGTGTTAGCCGAATTAGGCGAGCGCGGCATTTTGGATGAGGAAGCCTTTAAGCGGAGAAAGTTGGGCGCTGTCATCACGATGACAGCCGTTGGAGTACCTTTGTTGTGGATGGGTGAAGAGTTTGGCGAGTATAAGTATAAAACCCAAGAACAAGCCAAAATTGATTGGACGTTACTAGGTCATGACTTAAATCGCGGTTTGTTTGAGTTTTGCAAAGGCTTGATTAATCTTCGTAAAAGCAATCATGCCCTCTACACGGAAAACATTGAATTTATTCATGAAAATCCAGAAGCTAAGGTATTAGCTTATAGCCGTTGGAATGGGGAAGGTTCTCGTGTTGTTGTCGTTGTCAATTTTTCAGATGACTTCTTAGCGGGTTATACGATTCCTAATTTTCCTGAAAATGGTACTTGGCACGAGTGGACGGCGAATTATGATGTGGAGGCTGGGGATAACCAAATAATGGTTGATCTGGGAGGGTACGAAGCGAAAGTATTCGTCTGGCAGTAG
- the gyrB gene encoding DNA topoisomerase (ATP-hydrolyzing) subunit B, with translation MTSSYSADQIQVLEGLEPVRKRPGMYIGSTGPRGLHHLVYEVVDNSIDEALAGYCTHIEIDINADGSVTVTDDGRGIPTDTHPTTGKSALETVMTVLHAGGKFGGGGYKVSGGLHGVGISVVNALSEWVEVTVWRENRIHTQRYERGIPVTELIGKPSQEARTGTSVSFKPDTQIFVTTGIEFDYTTLAGRVRELAYLNAGVRITFSDSRLEQLRQETYYYEGGIQEYVAYMNRDKEPLHQEIIYIQGERNGTQVEVALQWCVDAYSDNLLGFANNIRTIDGGTHLEGLKAVLTRTMNAIARKRNKIKENEANLGGENVREGLTGVISVKVPDPEFEGQTKTKLGNTEVRGIVESLVGEVLTEYLEFRPNVADAVLDKAIQAFKAAEAARRARDLVRRKSVLESSPLPGKLADCSSRDPSESEIFIVEGDSAGGSAKQGRDRQFQAILPLRGKILNIEKTDDAKIYKNTEIQALITALGLGIKGDEFDPAQLRYHRIVIMTDADVDGAHIRTLLLTFFYRYQRALVDQGYIYIACPPLYKVERGRSHYYCYSDRELNNLIQHEFPSNASYTIQRFKGLGEMMPTQLWETTMNPGTRTLKRIEIEDAAEADRVFTVLMGDRVGPRREFIETYGSRLNLTDLDI, from the coding sequence ATGACGAGTAGTTACAGTGCCGATCAGATTCAAGTTCTGGAAGGTCTCGAACCGGTGCGAAAACGCCCAGGGATGTACATCGGTTCTACTGGCCCTAGGGGACTCCATCATCTAGTTTACGAGGTCGTAGACAACTCCATTGATGAGGCTCTAGCGGGTTATTGCACTCATATTGAAATTGACATCAATGCCGATGGTTCCGTTACCGTTACAGACGACGGACGCGGCATTCCCACCGATACTCATCCCACCACGGGCAAATCAGCACTGGAAACGGTGATGACGGTACTTCATGCGGGAGGGAAGTTTGGTGGTGGCGGCTATAAAGTGTCTGGAGGATTGCATGGTGTCGGGATTTCAGTCGTTAACGCGCTGTCTGAGTGGGTAGAGGTAACAGTTTGGCGCGAGAACCGGATACACACCCAGCGCTATGAACGAGGTATCCCTGTTACTGAACTCATAGGAAAGCCATCGCAAGAAGCCCGAACTGGCACGTCCGTTTCCTTTAAGCCAGACACGCAAATCTTTGTCACCACTGGCATCGAGTTCGACTACACCACACTCGCGGGGCGTGTGCGAGAACTAGCCTACCTGAATGCGGGTGTCCGGATTACGTTTAGCGATAGCCGACTGGAGCAACTCCGCCAAGAAACTTACTACTACGAGGGGGGCATCCAGGAATATGTCGCCTACATGAACCGTGATAAAGAGCCTCTGCACCAGGAAATTATCTATATTCAGGGGGAACGTAACGGGACACAAGTCGAAGTGGCATTGCAGTGGTGCGTCGATGCCTACAGCGATAATTTGCTGGGCTTTGCCAACAACATCCGCACGATTGATGGTGGCACCCATTTGGAGGGGCTAAAAGCGGTATTGACGCGGACGATGAATGCGATCGCCCGTAAGCGCAATAAAATCAAAGAAAATGAAGCAAACCTCGGCGGCGAGAATGTTAGAGAGGGATTGACGGGCGTGATTTCCGTTAAAGTCCCCGACCCCGAATTTGAAGGTCAAACCAAGACAAAACTAGGAAATACCGAAGTCCGGGGCATCGTCGAATCCTTGGTGGGAGAGGTATTAACAGAATACCTAGAGTTCCGTCCCAACGTGGCAGACGCCGTCTTAGACAAAGCGATTCAAGCTTTTAAAGCAGCAGAAGCGGCTCGTCGTGCGCGTGATTTGGTGCGGCGTAAATCCGTTCTGGAGTCTTCGCCGTTACCGGGTAAGTTAGCCGATTGCAGTTCTCGTGACCCCTCAGAATCGGAAATCTTTATTGTAGAAGGGGACAGTGCCGGCGGTTCCGCCAAGCAAGGAAGGGATCGTCAATTTCAAGCTATTTTGCCCCTGCGCGGTAAAATCCTCAACATTGAGAAAACCGACGACGCCAAAATCTACAAGAACACAGAAATTCAGGCTTTAATTACAGCCCTAGGCTTGGGTATTAAAGGTGACGAGTTCGACCCCGCGCAATTACGTTACCACCGGATTGTGATTATGACGGATGCGGATGTTGATGGGGCGCACATCCGCACGCTGTTGTTGACCTTCTTCTATCGTTATCAACGGGCGCTTGTGGATCAGGGCTACATCTATATTGCTTGTCCTCCACTTTATAAAGTAGAGCGGGGACGTAGTCATTACTACTGCTATAGCGATCGCGAACTCAACAATCTAATCCAACACGAGTTTCCCTCTAACGCCAGCTACACCATCCAACGTTTCAAAGGGTTGGGTGAAATGATGCCAACTCAATTGTGGGAAACGACGATGAATCCCGGCACTCGCACCTTAAAGCGGATCGAAATTGAGGATGCAGCAGAAGCGGATCGCGTCTTCACGGTGCTAATGGGCGATCGCGTCGGGCCACGCCGTGAATTCATCGAAACCTACGGTTCGCGCCTCAACCTCACCGATTTGGATATCTAA
- the rplJ gene encoding 50S ribosomal protein L10: MGRTLESKQAVVADLKQILSEAQLAVVINYQGLTVAEITDLRRRLRPTGTVCKVTKNTLMRLAIGEDAKWQPMTEFLSGSSAFMLVKDDISGAIKAYQDFQKVSKKTELKGGVMEGRALNEDQVKAIGDLPSKEQLIAQIAGAINAVTTKVAVSINEVPASLGRCLQAIADKEQGTSDSEAA; this comes from the coding sequence ATGGGTAGAACACTTGAAAGCAAACAGGCAGTTGTGGCAGATCTCAAGCAAATCTTGAGTGAAGCTCAGCTAGCGGTTGTAATCAACTATCAAGGGCTGACCGTTGCTGAAATTACAGACTTACGGAGACGTTTACGCCCAACAGGCACCGTTTGCAAGGTGACCAAAAACACGCTAATGCGGCTGGCAATTGGAGAGGATGCCAAATGGCAACCGATGACGGAATTTCTTTCCGGTTCATCCGCGTTCATGCTGGTCAAAGACGACATTAGCGGCGCGATTAAGGCTTACCAAGACTTTCAAAAAGTCAGCAAAAAGACCGAACTCAAAGGCGGCGTGATGGAAGGTCGCGCCTTGAACGAAGATCAAGTCAAGGCGATTGGCGACTTGCCCTCGAAGGAACAACTGATTGCCCAAATTGCTGGGGCGATTAATGCGGTCACAACGAAGGTTGCTGTCAGTATTAATGAGGTTCCGGCTTCTCTGGGTCGATGCCTGCAAGCGATCGCGGACAAAGAGCAAGGCACCTCCGATAGTGAGGCGGCCTAA
- a CDS encoding O-linked N-acetylglucosamine transferase, SPINDLY family protein, with product MINQQTGQFDIARHFDLIQRLQKSGRTQEAISALENASTLFPEEYLFKLLKNLFIPIVYATADEVSFYRQRFERGLQELIQQTSLRTPEEKSNALAAISRVTNFYLAYQTGNIRELQQQYGILVHKVVAANYPNWIEPRTMPSLPENQKIRVGYISNYLHHHSSTFWLQGWLRHSNRQNFEIYCYYIGNQPDSITQEFQEYSDVFRHIPENLEGVCQQISTDNLHILVFPELGIDALTFAIAGLRLAPVQCTDWGYPVTSGIPTIDYYISSELMEPENAQEHYSETLICLPNLGIAYPQLEVPQLTKNRSDFGLRDDAVVYLCCQAPYKYLPQHDFIFAEIAKRVPQAQFVFVRAEVLKPRLKAAFAAVGKSSDDYCVFLSFLNHENYLRLNLLSDVFLDTLGFTGGNTTLAALACNLPVVTCPGECMRGYMSTGMLKMLGFSETIAKNETEYIEIAVRLGLEPQWRQQIVQYIGKHKNCLFDDNVSVAALEEFYQQVVRKRLIQN from the coding sequence ATGATTAATCAGCAAACAGGGCAATTCGATATTGCTCGTCACTTTGATTTAATCCAAAGATTGCAAAAAAGCGGAAGAACACAAGAGGCTATATCAGCGTTAGAGAATGCCTCTACTCTCTTCCCGGAAGAGTACTTATTCAAACTCCTCAAAAACTTATTTATTCCAATTGTTTATGCGACAGCCGATGAAGTATCGTTCTATCGTCAGCGCTTTGAAAGAGGGCTACAAGAGTTAATTCAGCAAACCTCCTTGAGAACTCCTGAAGAAAAGAGCAATGCTCTAGCAGCGATTAGTCGCGTTACCAACTTTTATTTAGCCTATCAAACTGGCAATATTCGTGAGTTACAACAGCAGTATGGAATATTGGTTCATAAAGTTGTAGCTGCCAATTACCCCAACTGGATCGAACCGCGCACAATGCCTTCCCTTCCAGAGAATCAAAAGATTCGTGTTGGTTATATTTCCAACTATCTTCATCACCATAGCAGCACATTTTGGTTACAGGGCTGGCTGCGTCATAGCAATCGGCAGAATTTTGAGATTTACTGTTATTATATCGGAAATCAGCCGGATTCAATTACGCAAGAATTCCAAGAATATAGTGATGTATTCCGTCATATCCCAGAGAATTTAGAAGGCGTATGTCAGCAAATTTCAACTGATAATTTACATATTCTGGTTTTTCCAGAGCTAGGAATCGATGCACTGACGTTTGCAATCGCTGGTTTGCGGCTTGCTCCTGTGCAGTGTACGGATTGGGGATACCCAGTAACATCTGGGATACCCACCATTGATTACTATATATCTAGCGAACTAATGGAACCTGAGAATGCTCAAGAACATTACTCGGAAACACTGATTTGCTTACCTAATCTTGGGATTGCTTATCCCCAATTAGAGGTTCCACAATTAACAAAAAATCGCTCTGATTTTGGGTTGCGGGATGATGCCGTTGTTTATTTGTGTTGCCAAGCTCCATATAAATACTTACCCCAGCATGATTTTATATTTGCTGAAATTGCTAAGCGCGTGCCGCAAGCTCAGTTTGTATTTGTTCGTGCCGAGGTTCTAAAACCACGCCTTAAAGCGGCATTTGCAGCGGTTGGCAAGAGTAGTGATGATTATTGTGTGTTTCTCTCATTTTTAAATCATGAAAATTATTTAAGGCTTAATTTACTCAGTGATGTATTTTTAGATACCTTAGGCTTTACCGGGGGGAACACCACTCTGGCTGCACTTGCCTGCAATTTACCTGTGGTTACTTGTCCAGGTGAATGTATGCGCGGTTACATGTCAACTGGGATGCTAAAAATGTTGGGATTTAGTGAAACAATTGCTAAAAATGAAACAGAATATATTGAAATTGCCGTGAGGTTAGGGTTAGAACCTCAATGGCGGCAGCAGATTGTACAGTACATAGGAAAACACAAAAATTGTCTCTTCGATGATAATGTTTCTGTAGCTGCGCTTGAGGAATTTTATCAACAAGTTGTTAGGAAACGTCTCATACAGAACTAG
- a CDS encoding Mo-dependent nitrogenase C-terminal domain-containing protein, whose product MNAICTNNPSNHLASLATPSNESPQSARSHQIPKLSFNALHQLRQWLDRIEIHDPDMARFLARVIPAQCPFERDIIIFGRKVGHIPPLCKLNPFYEQLVGLRFRALCFLADQCGEDIQSYC is encoded by the coding sequence ATGAATGCTATTTGCACCAATAATCCATCTAACCACCTAGCTAGCTTAGCTACCCCTTCTAATGAGAGCCCCCAATCAGCTAGAAGCCATCAAATACCGAAACTCTCATTCAACGCCTTACATCAGCTACGCCAATGGCTTGATCGAATCGAGATTCATGACCCTGATATGGCTCGATTTCTCGCTAGGGTGATTCCCGCTCAGTGCCCATTCGAGCGCGATATTATCATCTTTGGCCGTAAAGTTGGGCATATTCCCCCCTTGTGTAAACTGAATCCTTTCTACGAGCAGCTAGTCGGCTTGCGTTTTCGCGCTCTTTGTTTCCTAGCCGATCAATGTGGTGAAGATATACAATCCTATTGCTAA
- a CDS encoding proprotein convertase P-domain-containing protein, with protein sequence MSKIVEEVRTATATVDFQLPTTQKVHISTFVGNGGHIPDGHGSFQDDIVITDNFKITEVSVTLKNLVHTWVGDLTVRLRHLESDTVVELLRRPGQPYFSSSGYSNDLKGDYSFNDNNNYKFEVAAAENSVIPGGSYTSLQPLCAFNNLPAAGTWRLIITDCSAGDSGSLGSWSLNLR encoded by the coding sequence ATGTCTAAAATCGTCGAAGAAGTACGGACAGCCACCGCAACCGTTGATTTTCAACTTCCCACAACCCAAAAAGTTCACATTTCGACGTTTGTGGGTAATGGTGGTCATATTCCTGATGGTCATGGTAGCTTTCAGGATGACATTGTTATTACAGACAACTTCAAGATCACTGAGGTGAGCGTCACGCTGAAAAACCTTGTCCACACTTGGGTTGGCGACTTAACCGTGCGCTTGCGCCATTTGGAAAGTGACACGGTGGTTGAGCTGTTGCGCCGACCGGGTCAACCTTACTTTTCTTCGAGTGGCTATAGCAACGACCTCAAGGGTGATTACAGCTTCAACGACAACAACAACTACAAATTTGAGGTAGCAGCGGCAGAGAATTCTGTTATTCCCGGTGGCAGCTATACTTCACTCCAACCTCTGTGTGCGTTTAATAATCTGCCCGCCGCAGGCACTTGGCGACTCATCATCACTGATTGCTCTGCGGGTGACTCTGGTTCCCTTGGTTCTTGGAGTCTCAACTTGCGATAG
- the rplL gene encoding 50S ribosomal protein L7/L12 has protein sequence MSATTDEILEKLKSLTLLEAAELVKQIEEAFGVSAAAPVGGMMMMAPGAGGAAPAEEVEEQTEFDVILEDVPADKKIAILKVVRTLTGLGLKEAKDLVEAAPKPVKEGIAKDAAEDAKKQLEEAGAKVSVK, from the coding sequence ATGTCTGCTACAACCGATGAAATTCTCGAAAAACTCAAATCGCTGACGTTACTCGAAGCCGCTGAACTGGTTAAGCAAATTGAAGAAGCTTTCGGTGTCAGTGCAGCTGCTCCGGTCGGTGGCATGATGATGATGGCTCCTGGTGCGGGTGGGGCGGCCCCAGCGGAAGAAGTCGAAGAACAGACTGAATTTGATGTGATTCTCGAAGACGTTCCGGCTGATAAGAAGATTGCCATTCTTAAGGTGGTACGGACACTGACTGGCTTGGGTCTGAAAGAAGCCAAAGATTTGGTGGAAGCGGCTCCCAAACCCGTTAAGGAAGGAATTGCTAAGGATGCGGCTGAAGACGCCAAGAAGCAGTTGGAAGAAGCTGGCGCGAAGGTCAGCGTGAAGTAA
- a CDS encoding heme oxygenase (biliverdin-producing), with the protein MSNNLATKLREGTKKAHTMAENVGFVKCFLKGVVEKTSYRKLVSNLYFVYSAMEEEMDRHSTHPILSKIYFPQLNRKKSLEQDLYFYYGSNWREQVAPSQAAKNYVQHIREVSATQPELLIAHSYTRYLGDLSGGQILKKIAQRAMNLAEGQGTDFYEFQDIPDEKAFKAHYRQALDELPIDDATAERIVDEANATFGMNMKLFQELEGNLIKAIGQMLFNTLTRRRAAGSTELATAE; encoded by the coding sequence ATGAGTAACAATTTAGCCACCAAGCTGCGTGAGGGCACTAAAAAAGCTCACACTATGGCGGAAAATGTTGGTTTTGTAAAATGCTTTTTGAAAGGTGTCGTTGAGAAAACCTCTTACCGGAAGCTGGTCTCAAACCTCTACTTCGTCTATTCGGCGATGGAAGAAGAGATGGATCGCCACAGCACACACCCAATTCTCTCCAAAATTTACTTCCCCCAGCTCAACCGCAAAAAGAGTCTAGAGCAAGACTTGTACTTCTACTACGGTTCTAACTGGCGTGAGCAAGTCGCTCCTTCACAAGCCGCCAAAAACTATGTGCAACACATTCGGGAGGTATCTGCCACACAACCCGAATTGTTGATTGCTCATTCCTACACGCGCTACCTCGGTGACTTATCCGGTGGGCAGATTCTCAAAAAGATTGCCCAACGGGCTATGAATCTAGCCGAGGGACAGGGTACGGATTTCTATGAATTCCAAGATATTCCGGACGAGAAAGCATTTAAAGCACATTATCGGCAAGCCCTCGATGAGTTACCCATCGATGACGCGACAGCCGAGCGGATTGTAGATGAAGCCAATGCCACATTTGGCATGAACATGAAACTGTTCCAGGAGTTGGAAGGCAACCTGATCAAAGCCATTGGTCAGATGCTGTTCAACACCCTGACACGCCGTCGCGCGGCAGGCAGTACAGAACTGGCAACCGCAGAATAG
- the miaA gene encoding tRNA (adenosine(37)-N6)-dimethylallyltransferase MiaA, with translation MELFNHQPLGLITLCGATATGKSDLALALAQRLNSVILSADSRQVYREFDIGTAKPSALERQQVPHYLIDMCEPTQTMTLADYQQSAQELIAKFQAKGTIPLLVGGTGLYIRAVVQGMKIPRVAPHPELRSQLASLGQTQLYQFLQKVDPTAAHKIHANDEVRTLRSLEVFYVTGRPISEQQGENPPNYPILQIGLECSNSDILIRRIEKRTEHMIAAGWEAEVKALCQKYGADLPLLDTLGYREMKQYLAGEISLAQAKELTVLHTRQFAKRQRTWFRAYPQIEWFGADHPDLLEQVWQRIQSFSSTLLVSSLLNPVTAND, from the coding sequence ATGGAATTATTCAATCATCAGCCACTGGGTTTGATCACCCTTTGCGGTGCGACAGCGACTGGGAAGTCGGATTTAGCGTTGGCTTTAGCGCAACGACTGAACTCAGTTATTCTCAGTGCTGACTCTCGTCAGGTCTACCGAGAGTTTGACATTGGTACTGCTAAACCCTCAGCCCTTGAACGACAGCAAGTGCCTCATTATTTAATAGATATGTGTGAGCCGACACAGACAATGACTCTGGCAGACTACCAGCAATCAGCTCAAGAATTGATTGCTAAATTTCAGGCAAAGGGTACAATCCCCCTACTGGTTGGTGGTACGGGTTTATACATTCGTGCGGTAGTGCAGGGGATGAAAATTCCGCGAGTTGCACCACACCCTGAATTGCGATCGCAACTAGCTTCACTGGGTCAAACTCAGCTTTACCAATTCCTCCAAAAGGTTGACCCAACGGCTGCCCACAAGATTCACGCCAACGACGAAGTCAGGACATTACGATCACTAGAAGTATTTTACGTTACTGGACGCCCAATTTCCGAGCAACAAGGCGAAAATCCTCCCAACTATCCAATTCTTCAGATTGGTTTGGAATGTAGTAACTCCGATATCCTTATTCGTCGTATCGAGAAGCGAACTGAGCACATGATAGCGGCTGGTTGGGAAGCCGAGGTGAAAGCTCTTTGTCAAAAATATGGTGCTGATTTACCTCTGTTAGATACCTTGGGCTATCGAGAAATGAAGCAATATCTTGCAGGTGAAATTTCCCTAGCCCAAGCGAAAGAACTAACGGTTTTGCACACTCGCCAATTTGCCAAGCGACAGCGCACTTGGTTTCGAGCTTATCCACAAATTGAGTGGTTTGGTGCCGATCATCCCGATTTGCTGGAACAAGTATGGCAGCGTATACAATCCTTTAGTTCTACTTTATTAGTATCCTCTTTATTGAACCCCGTTACAGCGAATGATTAA
- a CDS encoding GTPase domain-containing protein, producing MTISSDRLKSYEALITCFRKLLAPLPVFVKRDIERHLNQIDSLIQASRPPRFMIFGQRGAGKSSLINAIFGAKVAEVGDVRPQTTASEWFPYEQGGKILEILDTRGLLDPKAAASGKASSDSAEKTILDAVRKTCPDVALFLCQAKLVHAGIDEVLDRADTILKETKRMYQRALRIIGVVTQCDLLDPSYIHQLPTDNTRKNRNIETAVFDLTRHISSKEHSGKNLVQVIPISACAEYQVDGTLEPDFRWNINRLLELLMEQIPREAQNDIVRLAKIQKYQESVARTIVCSR from the coding sequence ATGACCATATCGAGCGATCGCCTGAAAAGCTACGAAGCACTCATTACCTGCTTCCGTAAGCTACTCGCCCCGCTACCAGTCTTTGTTAAACGGGACATTGAAAGACACTTAAATCAGATAGATAGTTTGATTCAAGCAAGCCGCCCACCTCGTTTTATGATTTTTGGTCAGCGTGGTGCGGGTAAATCATCGTTGATTAATGCCATATTTGGTGCCAAAGTTGCAGAGGTTGGAGATGTTAGACCACAAACAACAGCATCTGAGTGGTTCCCGTATGAACAAGGCGGCAAGATACTGGAAATCCTTGATACACGAGGCTTGCTTGACCCTAAAGCTGCGGCATCGGGTAAGGCATCATCGGATTCTGCGGAAAAGACCATCTTGGATGCAGTACGAAAAACTTGCCCAGATGTAGCCCTTTTTCTTTGTCAAGCTAAACTGGTACATGCTGGAATTGATGAGGTTCTTGATCGTGCCGATACAATTCTCAAAGAAACTAAGAGGATGTACCAGCGCGCTCTACGCATCATCGGTGTGGTCACGCAATGTGATCTGCTTGACCCATCCTATATACATCAATTACCAACTGACAACACTCGTAAAAACCGTAATATCGAGACGGCAGTTTTTGACCTCACAAGGCACATCTCATCAAAAGAGCATTCGGGCAAAAACCTTGTACAGGTCATTCCGATATCAGCCTGTGCTGAATATCAAGTAGATGGAACACTAGAACCAGATTTTCGCTGGAACATCAACCGTTTGCTTGAACTACTAATGGAGCAAATTCCTAGAGAAGCCCAAAATGATATAGTACGTTTAGCTAAGATACAAAAATATCAAGAAAGTGTGGCGCGTACTATTGTGTGTAGCCGTTGA
- a CDS encoding Uma2 family endonuclease, which produces MVQQPLPLICDDYYVPDANRLVTEDDTPVDNFASEKQQRFLVGTLYSSAQQQTFLAASNVGIYHTDGQPAIVPDVFLSLDVQMPENWWDKQNRSYLVWKFGKPPEVVLEIVSNKVGDELGNKLKIYEHMRVSYYIVYDPTQQLGQQVLRIHELRGMRYSETSETWLAQVGLGLTLWEGEFESRQDVWLRWCYQDGNFLLTGDERAEQERLEKEQQQQRAEQAEQRAQLLAEQLRGLGIDPDTLS; this is translated from the coding sequence ATGGTTCAGCAACCTTTACCTTTAATCTGTGATGATTACTACGTACCAGACGCCAACCGCCTAGTCACTGAAGACGACACGCCTGTGGATAATTTTGCCTCTGAGAAACAGCAACGATTTTTAGTTGGTACTCTTTACAGTTCTGCACAGCAGCAGACTTTTTTAGCTGCCTCTAACGTCGGCATCTACCATACAGATGGTCAACCTGCCATTGTCCCCGATGTTTTTCTCAGTCTGGATGTCCAAATGCCTGAAAATTGGTGGGACAAGCAAAACCGTTCTTATCTGGTGTGGAAGTTTGGCAAACCCCCAGAAGTCGTCCTTGAAATTGTGTCCAACAAAGTTGGTGATGAACTGGGGAATAAACTGAAAATTTACGAACACATGCGGGTGAGTTACTACATCGTATATGACCCCACCCAACAATTAGGACAGCAAGTTCTTCGCATTCATGAACTTCGAGGAATGCGCTATTCGGAAACATCAGAAACCTGGTTAGCTCAAGTTGGGCTGGGTTTAACTTTGTGGGAAGGTGAATTTGAAAGCAGGCAGGATGTTTGGTTACGTTGGTGTTATCAAGATGGGAATTTTCTCCTCACTGGTGATGAACGCGCTGAACAGGAACGCCTAGAGAAGGAGCAACAGCAACAACGTGCCGAGCAAGCTGAACAACGCGCCCAATTACTAGCAGAACAATTGCGGGGACTGGGTATCGATCCCGACACTCTCAGTTAA